The Thiomicrorhabdus aquaedulcis sequence TTGACTGCAGACGCCAAGCAAATCAAATGGGCGGATGCTGAAGGTTATAAAGACTTTAATTGGGAAGATCAAAATGTATTTGGTTTAGGCGCTAAATACACTGGACAAGGTTACTGGGTTGGCGCGGGTTACAACTTTGGTTCTGATCCAATCAAAAAAATCAACGACAATACTTATACTGGCCAAGCTGTTGATTTGTTTAACAACCACTTCTTCCCAGCCGTTGTTGAAAGCCACATTACCTTTGGTGGTGGTTACAGCTTAACTAAAAACATGATGATTGAAGGTGCAGTAGTCTATGCACCAGAAGTCACTAAAACCGTTAACACTTCAGCTGTAAGTGCAGGTTTAGCATATCAAGGTGCCATTGATGATGGGCAAGATGCTGATGTTGCTGCTGGTGTTGCAGGTTCTGTTGGTGGAACGAGTCACGAAGTCAACCATTCACAAATCGGTTACACTGTTGCTCTAAAAATGAATTTCTAATTTAACCTTTCGTTAATTTAGAACCTTCAAAAGCCGCGTTAGTTTTTCTAACGCGGCTTTTTTTATACCCAAATTCCGTGAAACTCTTTTATACCATGCAAAAAACCATCGTCATGCCGTGCCACGACACGGCATCTACACCGCACGCCCAACACGTATTAGATTGCGGGTCAAGCCCGCAATGACAAACGTCTACAAACCAACCAAAATAAATGGGTCAGAGTCAAAATAAAAGAACATCCACTTTTCCTTTTCCTAATATACATTTCTATTTAAGCCTGCTATATTAAGATGCGATAACGTACGTCATAAAGGAGGCGTCATGCCAATACTCAATAGCACTCAAGCGCGTGCAAATTTTTATGGCTTACTTACTCAAGTCAATGAATCGCATGAACCCGTCACCATTACCGGTAAAAAGGGCAATGCTGTATTGATTGCTGAAGAAGACTGGCAGGCCATTAATGAAACCCTTCATTTATTGTCGATTCCGGGTTTACGTGAATCGGTGATTGAGGGGTTGCATACCCCGCTAGATGAATGCAGCACCGAGTTAAACTGGTAGCCTTATGGTTTGGCAATTGGTCTATACCAAACAAGCACAAAAAGATGCAAAGAAACTGGCCGGCAGTGGTTTAAAAAATCAAGCCCAGCAATTATTGGCACTGCTTGAACAAGACCCATTTCTTACGCCACCGCGCTATGAAAAACTCGTTGGTGATTTGCAAGGAGCGTATTCAAGGCGAATTAACATCCAGCATCGCATTGTTTACCAAGTACTTGAAGCGCAGAGAACCGTTAAGGTGCTGCGCCTTTGGACGCATTACGAATAATCACCGCTTAAAGATGAAACCCCCTAACCTCAAAACCAATAAATAGGGTCAGCAATAAATGGCGCCATGCAAAAACCCATCGTCATGCCGTGCCACGACACGGCATCTTTACCGCGCGCCTTAGATTGCGGGTCAAGCCCGCAATGACGCATCTGCAAACCAACCAGGCCTGGCATCTCCTGCGGCTTTAAAATAGTCTGTAAGCGCAAGGTTCAACCATTTTCAGGCCTCTTTTGACGCTTTAACCGCCTTAAACATCTTTTTTTTAACCCGAGCCTTTTTTGTTTTGGGCTTTTTGTGCATACTAGGCAAAAAATAAGGGGCTTAAAAGCATGTCAAACATTTTAATTGTGGGTTGTGGCGACATTGGTTGCCAGTTAGGAACTCAATTAACCGCTCAAGGCCATAAAGTATTTGGTCTACGTCGCAACATTGCGGCCTTGCCCGATTGCATTACGCCCATAGGTGCCGACTTAGCGCAACCTTTGCCCGCCCTGCCGCAAGACATCGACTATGTGTTTTACATGACCTCAGCCGGCAAATACAAAGACCCTGCGTACTATCAAGCCTATGTGCAAGGCTTACGCAACACCTTAAACGCTTTAAAACTGCAAACCACGCCCATTAAACGCCTGTTTTTTATCTCTAGCACCTCGGTATTTGGTCAAAGCGATGGCCAAAAAGTCACCGAAGCCAGCCCAACCGTTAGCAATAATTTTTCGACCAAACGTATTTTAGAAGGCGAAGAGTTGGCGTTAAGCAGTGATGTCGCGACCACCATTGTGCGTTTTGGCGGTATTTACGGCCCTGGCCGCACCCATTTAATTGAGTTGGTTAAACACGGCAAAGCCCATTGCATGGACGACGTGTGGAGCAACCGCATTCACTCGGCCGATTGCGTAGGCATGTTAATGCACCTAATGCAGTTAAACGAAACAGCCCCTGAGCAAGTAGAACCCCTTTACATTGGAGTAGACAACCTACCCACCCTGTCGTGTGACGTGTACAACTGGATTGCCGAACAACTCAGCGTACCCGAAGTGGAATACAACGAACCCACCGAAAACTCACGCGTTCAACGCAGCAACAAACGTTTGTCTAACGCCAAAATCCGCGCCACCGGCTACGAGTTTATATACCCCACCTACCAAGACGGCTACCAAGAAATTTTGGAAGATTATTTGTGATTGCCTCTTAACAGCACACCACGATAAAACCAAGTAACGTAAATTTTTCAAGCTAAGCAACGCAAACCCGTCATACCGTGCCACGACACGGCATCTACCGCGTTCTTGGCAATAGATTGCGGGTCAAGCCCGCAATGACAAGTTATTTTATTTACAAATCAGCCTGTCAAGCCAAGTAACTTAAATCCGTCATGCCGTGCCACGACACGGCATCTAACACGTTCTTGGCAATAGATTGCAGGTCAAGCCCGCAATGACACGTTATTTTATTTACAAATCAGCCTGTCAAGACTTCTTCGAATCGTCCTGCGCGGGATTTTCTAGTTCACCTTCAATAACATGACCTTTGCTGGTGTGTTTGAGTTGTTTTTGGCTGTTGTGTGTTTCACTCCATTGCCCGTCGTAGTATTGGCCTTGGGTGCGGCTTTTAAAGCGATAGGCTTGGCCTTGCATGCTTTTTTTAATAAAGTACTGGCGCACCGGTGTAATTAAAAACAACACCCCAACAGCATCGGTAATAAGCCCAGGTACAAACAGCAACAACCCGCCTATAAATATAAACACACCTTCTAACAAAGCATCTTGTGGGGCTTGGCCTTGCGCCATCGCTATTTGGGCTTTTTGCATGGTGGCCAAACCTTGACTGCGCATTAACGCCAATCCAATAAACGCGCTGGCCACCACCCATAAAACGGTGGTTAACGCGCCAATGGCACCGCCAACCTGAATCAGTACATAAAGCTCAAGCAATGGAATCAATACAAATAATAATAAAATTTTCATTTAACGGTCTCTTTGGGTGTATTTGAGGGTAAAATCATGGACTAACTTTGACTTTATGGCGTTATTACTTGCAACCGCATCGGTAAACAAGTGGTCACCATAAACAAAACCTATGCGCGAGAGAATACCATGCGAGCAATACCTGCTAAAACACTTTTTAACACCTTTTTAAAAACCTTTGTTTTAAGTTTTTGGGTGTGGATTCAACCAGGCCTGGTCAACGCCAGTGACGATTTATTAGAAGTGGATCAAGCGTTTGCACTGCAAACACCGGTCGTTCAAGACGGCAAAATTAGCGTTACCTGGGACATTGCGGACGACTACAAACTTTACAAAGACAAAATTTCGGTTACTGCCGACACACTGAGCTTAAGCGAACCGAGTTTTTCGGCCAGTAAAGCGTATGACGATCCGCTATTTGGTAAAACCGAGGTATTTTCTAAGCGTGCCATTATTACTCTGCCTTACCAAAGTACAGCCTCACAAACAGCCAACTTAACCATTAAATACCAAGGCTGTGCCGACAAAATTGGCGTATGTTACCCACCGCAAACCCGCACTTTAAGTGTCACCATTCCGCCACAAGCGTTAAGCGTTGCCTCTGCCGCTCCATCGTCTAATGGATTTTCGTCGTTAGGCGATTTAAACAAATTGCTTACCGGCAACAGCAAACAAGCCGAGCTATTGGACGCCGATGCGGCATTTGCGTTTACCACGCAAATTAACAGCAACGGTCAATTGGTCGCCACTTGGAACATTGCACCCGATTACCATCTTTATAAAGACAAAATTAAATTTAGCGTTATACAAGGCAACGCCACATTGGGCGATGTAGAACTGCCCAAGGCCACCCAAATTGACGACCCATTATTTGGCAAAACCGAGGTATTTCATGGTCAAACCAGCGTTATTTTGCCCATCAGCGCATTAACCGACAAGGCCACCATACAAGTTGAGTTTCAGGGATGTTCTGCCCTGTTAGGCGTGTGTTACCCGCCCATGAAAAAACCAGTGGATGTATTGGCCGGGCAAATCAATACACAAACTACCTCTACGCCTGCGACTTCTACAGCCAAAAGTGATATTAATTTTTCGGAAGGTTTGTCTGAAACCGACCAAATCGCCGACACCCTAAAAAACAGCAGTGTGTGGATTGTAATCGCCACCTTCTTTATTTTTGGTTTACTGCTGGCGTTTACGCCGTGCGTGTTTCCAATGATTCCTATTTTATCCAGCATTATCGTCGGTCAGGGCGACCAGTTGACTACGCGCCGCGCCTTTACCATGTCGTTAGTGTACGTGCTGGCCATGTCGGTGACTTACACGGTGGCGGGCGTATTGGCCGGTATTTTTGGTGAAAACTTGCAAGCGGCGTTTCAAAACCCATGGATTATCGGTAGTTTTGCAGTCATCTTCTTACTGCTGGCGCTGTCGATGTTTGGCTTTTACGAACTGCAACTGCCCAGCCGCTTACAAACCAAACTGGCTAATTTATCCAACAAACAGCAAGGTGGCACCTTAACCGGCGTGGCCATTATGGGCTTTTTATCGGCCTTAATTGTGGGCCCTTGCGTTGCCCCACCTTTGGCGGGTGCGCTGATTTACATTGGTCAAACCGGTGATGCCCTTCTGGGTGGCGTGGCCTTATTTGCCATGAGTATGGGGATGGGCTTGCCTCTATTATTACTGGGCACATCGGCTGGCAAATTGCTACCGCGCGCGGGGGCATGGATGGATGGCGTTAAAGCGGTGTTTGGGGTGATGCTGATTGGTATTGCCATATGGATGCTTGAACGCGTGGTTCCGGCCGAAGTAACGCTGTTAAGCTGGGCACTGTTATTGATGTTTTCGGCCATTTACTTGGGCGCGTTTGAATCAACGCAGGCCAAGTCAGGCTGGTTTAAACTGTTTAAAGGCCTAGGATTGGCGCTGTTTATATACGGTACGCTTATTTTAGTGGGCTTATTGGGTGGCTCTAAAGAGATGATGCAGCCGCTTAAAGTGTTTCAAGGCGGCGCGGGCTCAGCGGGTGTAACGCAACAAAGCCAACACTTAAGCTTTAAAACCATTAAAACCGAACAAGAGCTTGACGCCGAACTGGCCAAGGGTCAACCCGTAATGTTCGACTTTTACGCCGACTGGTGCGTAAGCTGCAAAGAGATGGAAAAATTCACCTTCTCAGACGCCCAGGTGCAAAATGCTTTAGCGGGTGTAACCCTGCTTAAAGCCGACGTCACCGCAAACGATGCCGCCGACAAAGCCTTAATGAAACGCTTTGGCTTAATAGGCCCACCGGCCATTTTGTTTTTTAACGCACAAGGTCAAGAACAAAAAGCGCAACGAGTAATAGGCTTTAAAAAAGCCGACGCCTTTTGGTTAATGTGCAAACCGCGTTACCGCAATAAATAAACACCTTAACCTTTTTTACTAATTTAGCGACTTTAACCAGTTTAGCCACGTTTGCCGTCAATAACGACGGTACGTGACTATTACTGACATTTACGGTTTTTTAGTGTCTTTTGCATACAGTAATATAGAGTAATGAGGTTAGTTCAGTTATAATTTTGCAATTAACGTAATTTGGATGAGGTTATGCTAGCAACCATTTTGGTGATAAACGGCCCCAATTTAAACATGCTTGGCCGACGCGAGCCCGAAATTTACGGCCACCAAACGCTTGGCGACATTTTAGAAACCCTAGAAAATCTCGCCGAAGACTACAACGTAGGCCTGTTTGATTTTCAGTCTAACGCCGAACACGAAATTATTAACCGCATTCACGAAGCGATGATGGACGGCACCGACTACATTATTATTAATCCAGCCGCCTTTACGCACACCAGTGTTGCCATTCGCGATGCATTAGCCACGGTAAAAATACCCTTTATCGAAGTTCACCTTTCAAACATTCACAAGCGCGAACCCTTTAGAGCGCATTCGTATTTTTCAGATTTAGCCGACGGTGTCATTGCCGGACTGGGCGTAATCGGCTACGAGCTTGCATTAACCGCCGCCGTTGAAAAACTAAGAACGTAGTCAAACACTGGTTTAAAAGCACCGCGCAAAACCAGTAACCAACCAACAGACACTTTATTCTTAACCTAAGAAAGCGAACCAAAAACATGACTCATTCGCCAACCGACTCGTTTACGCCCAAGCAAAAAACCGCTAAGGCCAAAAAAGATTCGTCAAAAAACAATTTAAAAGAAAAATCAAAGGATCAAAAAATGGATATTCGTTCAATTCGTAAACTAATTGAAATTGTTGAACAATCTGACATCGCTGAAATTGAAATTAAAGAAGGCGAGCACAATATTCGTATTACCCGCAGCAAAGAACCCATTATGTATGCCGCCCCACAACATACCCACTACCCTATGCAAAGTGCCATGCAATCGGCGCCAACCCATGCCGCACCTATTGTGACCGAAGCCTCGGTGGTTGCGGTCGCAGCCGAGCCAAGCGGTCATAAAATGACTTCTCCTATGGTGGGCACGTTTTACGCGTCGCCGTCACCCGACGCGGGTGCGTTTGTAAAAGTAGGCGATTCGGTTGCTGAAGGTGACACCTTATGCATTATTGAAGCCATGAAAATCATGAACCCCATTGAGGCTGACAAAGCCGGCAAAATTAAGCAAATCGTCGCGGTCAATGGCGAACCAGTTGAATACGGCCAAACGTTGTTTGTTATTGAATAATAACGCGTAACCCTACTCAACAAGGAAGCTTTACTATGATTGAAAAAATTCTTATTGCCAACCGCGGCGAAATCGCCCTACGCGTGTTGCGCGCCTGTAAAGAATTAGGCATTAAAACCGTGGCCGTGCACTCCACTGCCGACGCACATTTAAAGCACGTTTTACTGGCGGACGAATCGGTGTGTATTGGACCGCCGTCGTCGAGTTTAAGTTATTTAAATGTTCCGGCCATTATCGCCGCCGCCGAAGTTACCGACGCGGGCGCGATTCACCCAGGTTACGGATTTTTATCTGAAAACGCCGACTTTGCCGAGCGCGTTGAAGAAAGCGGCTTTATTTTATTGGCCCTAAAGCCGAAACCATTCGCATTATGGGCGATAAAGTGTCGGCCATTCGCGCCATGATGGCGGCGGGTGTTCCGACTGTTCCCGGTTCGGGTGGCCCATTGGGCACCGACGACATTGAAAATCACCGTGTAGCCAAAGAGATTGGTTACCCTATAATTATTAAAGCCTCGGGCGGCGGCGGCGGACGCGGTATGCGTGTGGTACACACCGAAGCCAATTTGCTTAAGTCTATTCAGCTCACCAAGTCTGAAGCCGGTAGCTTTTTTGGCAATCCTGAAGTTTACATGGAAAAGTTTTTAGAAAACCCTCGTCATATTGAAATTCAGGTGCTTGCCGACGGCCAAGGCCAAGCCATTCATTTGGGTGAACGCGATTGTTCTATGCAACGTCGTCACCAAAAAGTGGTCGAAGAAGCGCCTGCACCAGGCATTAACCTAGAACAACGCAACCGCATTGGTGCGGCCTGCGTAAAAGCGTGTTTGGCCATTAACTACCGTGGCGCAGGCACGTTTGAATTTTATACGAAAACGGCGAGTTTTATTTTATTGAAATGAACACCCGTTTACAGGTTGAGCACTGTGTTACCGAAATGGTCACGGGCATTGACTTGGTTAAAGCGCAAATCGAAATCGCTATGGGCATGCCGCTTAGCATTAAGCAAGAAGACGTTAACATCAGTGGTCATGCCATCGAGTGCCGCATTAACGCCGAAAACCCAGCCAAAAACTTTATGCCCTCGCCCGGTAAACTTGAGCGTTTGCATTTGCCAGGTGGTCTGGGTGTGCGTTGGGAATCGCACATTTACACCGGCTACACCATTCCACCGCATTACGATTCGATGATTGGCAAACTTATTTGCTTTGGCAGCAGCCGCGAAGTGGCCATTGCCCGCATGAACAGCGCCCTAAGCGAATTGGTGATTAAAGGCATTGACACCAATATTCAAATGCAACGTGAAATTATGAACGACGGCGGCTTTAAAGACGGCGGACGTAACATTCACTATTTAGAAGAACGTTTAGAACACCTAGTTTAACGAGGTTTACAAAAGGCACGAACCGGCAAGGTGCATTACTTTGCTGGTTCGTGCCTTTTTTCATTTTAAGTTTTTAGCTTTTGCATTTTTAGCTTTTGCATTTTTGGCTTTTAAATTTATAACTTTTAAGTTTAGATGTTTAGCGTTAACTTACCAAAATCAAAGGAACCATGATGGCTTGGATACAAATTAACACCACCGTAGAAGAAGCATTGGCCGAACCCTTATCCGATGCGTTTATGGACGCGCAAGCCGCATCGGTGACCTTTGAAGACGCACTGGATCAACCCATTTTTGAACCCGAATTGGGCACTACGCCTATTTGGGCCAGCACCAAAGTCATTGCACTGTACGATGCACAAGTTGACGCCAATGCCGTGATTGCCTTGCTAACGCAAAGCCTGCCGCACATTGCCGCCAGTAGCTACAAAGTAGAACAACTTGAAGACAAAGATTGGATTCGTGAATGGATGGATCAATTTCACCCCATGCTGTTTGGCGACCGCTTGTGGATTGTGCCCAGTTGGAAAACCCCACCGCAACCCGATGCCGTAAACCTAATGCTTGACCCAGGCATGGCGTTTGGTACGGGCACGCACCCAACCACCGCGCTGTGTTTAACCTGGTTAGATCAGCACGCACCGCTTAATCAAACGGTCATTGATTACGGCTGTGGCTCGGGAATTTTAGCGCTCGCGGCTAAAAAACTCGGGGCAGCCAGTGTAAGCGGTACCGACATTGACCCGCAAGCGATTACCGCCAGCCAAGAAAACGCCCGCCGCAATCAAGAAAACCTAGCCTTTGCACTGGTTAAAGACTTTGACAGCCCTCCGGTCGATTTGCTGATGGCCAATATATTAGCCGGCCCACTCAAAGAGTTAGCCCCTGAATTTTGCGCTTGTTAAAACCCGGTGCCACCCTGGTGCTGTCGGGTTTATTGGCCAACCAAGCTCCTGAGCTCATGGCGCATTACCAAACATTAGGCTTTGAACTCAACACCTTGCAAACTCAAGAAGAGTGGGGATTGTTGGCCGGTAAAAAACTGTAACATTACGGCACATCTATTAGTTTGATAACCGCTTAATAATGTTAAAACACCTTTGACCAGGCCTGGTCAAAGCGCTGTGATGATTTAAGCCACTATAAAGAACCCACTATGCTCACCATTGGCCCCTACACCTTTAACAACCGTCTAATTTTGGCGCCCATGGCCGGCATTAGCGATGCCGTGTTTAGAGAACTTTGCCGACAAAACGGTGCGGGACACACGTTGGCCGAAATGGTGGCGTCTAAAAAATCGTTATGGGAATCCAAAAAATCGGCCACCCGACACGTTAACCTAAGCGACCCCGAACCGCGTGCCATTCAACTGCTGGGCACCCACCCAGACGAACTCGCGCAAGCCGCCGCGTGGCAGGTGGCGCAAGGCGCACAAATCATTGATTTAAACATGGGGTGTCCTGCCAAAAAGGTGTGCGACGTGGCCGCAGGCTCAGCGTTAATGCGCTATCCAGAGCGCGTAGCCGATATTTTTAAAGCTGTGGTCAGCGCCGTTGACGTGCCCGTTACCGTTAAAACCCGCACAGGCAGTGATCACGACCATAAAAATGCGCTGCAAATTGGTTTATTAGCCCAAGAACATGGCCTGCAAGCCATCACCATTCACGGACGCACGCGTGCCGATAAATTTAATGGTTTGGCCGAATACGAAACCATTAAGCAGGTAAAACAAGCCTTAAGCATTCCTGTGATTGCAAACGGCGACATTTGCACCCCCGAACAGGCTAAATTTGTATTAAAATACACACTTGCCGATGGGTTAATGATTGGGCGCGCGGCACAAGGGTATCCGTGGATATTTCGTGAAATAAATCATTACCTTACTACTCATACGCACGCAGAGCCACCCACCTCTGCTGAGTTTTACAGCACCCTGTTAAAACACGTTTTGGGCTTACACGACCTATACGGTGAAACCCTTGGCGTGCGCATTGCGCGCAAACACATAGGCTGGTATGCACAGCGCCTGCCTAATAATGGCAAGAGCAATAATAAAAGCGATGGCAACGCGCTTAGAAAAACATTTAACGCGCTTGAAACATCTCAAGCGCAACTTGAACACCTTGAACTCTATTTTAACTCACAACCGACAGCCACATTATGACCCGACCTGTTTCACACCACTCGTTAAGCCAGCAAGTCACCCAAACGTTAGAGCGCTATTTTGAGACGTTGCAAGAAGAGTCTATTTGCGATTTACACGACATGGTGATTCAACAGGTTGAAAAACCGCTGATTGAATTTGTGCTCAATAAAACCGAATATAACCAAACGCAAACCGCACAGATTTTAGGCATTAACCGTAATACCCTTAGAAAAAAAATGCACAAATACGAGCTGATGTAAGGTCGCAAAATTTTAACCCATTTTTATCGATAACCCATTTTTGGAGCACTCACCACCATGAAACCCGTCCGTCGTGCGC is a genomic window containing:
- the dusB gene encoding tRNA dihydrouridine synthase DusB: MLTIGPYTFNNRLILAPMAGISDAVFRELCRQNGAGHTLAEMVASKKSLWESKKSATRHVNLSDPEPRAIQLLGTHPDELAQAAAWQVAQGAQIIDLNMGCPAKKVCDVAAGSALMRYPERVADIFKAVVSAVDVPVTVKTRTGSDHDHKNALQIGLLAQEHGLQAITIHGRTRADKFNGLAEYETIKQVKQALSIPVIANGDICTPEQAKFVLKYTLADGLMIGRAAQGYPWIFREINHYLTTHTHAEPPTSAEFYSTLLKHVLGLHDLYGETLGVRIARKHIGWYAQRLPNNGKSNNKSDGNALRKTFNALETSQAQLEHLELYFNSQPTATL
- a CDS encoding FxsA family protein, which gives rise to MKILLLFVLIPLLELYVLIQVGGAIGALTTVLWVVASAFIGLALMRSQGLATMQKAQIAMAQGQAPQDALLEGVFIFIGGLLLFVPGLITDAVGVLFLITPVRQYFIKKSMQGQAYRFKSRTQGQYYDGQWSETHNSQKQLKHTSKGHVIEGELENPAQDDSKKS
- the accB gene encoding acetyl-CoA carboxylase biotin carboxyl carrier protein, which produces MDIRSIRKLIEIVEQSDIAEIEIKEGEHNIRITRSKEPIMYAAPQHTHYPMQSAMQSAPTHAAPIVTEASVVAVAAEPSGHKMTSPMVGTFYASPSPDAGAFVKVGDSVAEGDTLCIIEAMKIMNPIEADKAGKIKQIVAVNGEPVEYGQTLFVIE
- a CDS encoding SDR family oxidoreductase, whose product is MSNILIVGCGDIGCQLGTQLTAQGHKVFGLRRNIAALPDCITPIGADLAQPLPALPQDIDYVFYMTSAGKYKDPAYYQAYVQGLRNTLNALKLQTTPIKRLFFISSTSVFGQSDGQKVTEASPTVSNNFSTKRILEGEELALSSDVATTIVRFGGIYGPGRTHLIELVKHGKAHCMDDVWSNRIHSADCVGMLMHLMQLNETAPEQVEPLYIGVDNLPTLSCDVYNWIAEQLSVPEVEYNEPTENSRVQRSNKRLSNAKIRATGYEFIYPTYQDGYQEILEDYL
- the dsbD gene encoding protein-disulfide reductase DsbD, with the protein product MRAIPAKTLFNTFLKTFVLSFWVWIQPGLVNASDDLLEVDQAFALQTPVVQDGKISVTWDIADDYKLYKDKISVTADTLSLSEPSFSASKAYDDPLFGKTEVFSKRAIITLPYQSTASQTANLTIKYQGCADKIGVCYPPQTRTLSVTIPPQALSVASAAPSSNGFSSLGDLNKLLTGNSKQAELLDADAAFAFTTQINSNGQLVATWNIAPDYHLYKDKIKFSVIQGNATLGDVELPKATQIDDPLFGKTEVFHGQTSVILPISALTDKATIQVEFQGCSALLGVCYPPMKKPVDVLAGQINTQTTSTPATSTAKSDINFSEGLSETDQIADTLKNSSVWIVIATFFIFGLLLAFTPCVFPMIPILSSIIVGQGDQLTTRRAFTMSLVYVLAMSVTYTVAGVLAGIFGENLQAAFQNPWIIGSFAVIFLLLALSMFGFYELQLPSRLQTKLANLSNKQQGGTLTGVAIMGFLSALIVGPCVAPPLAGALIYIGQTGDALLGGVALFAMSMGMGLPLLLLGTSAGKLLPRAGAWMDGVKAVFGVMLIGIAIWMLERVVPAEVTLLSWALLLMFSAIYLGAFESTQAKSGWFKLFKGLGLALFIYGTLILVGLLGGSKEMMQPLKVFQGGAGSAGVTQQSQHLSFKTIKTEQELDAELAKGQPVMFDFYADWCVSCKEMEKFTFSDAQVQNALAGVTLLKADVTANDAADKALMKRFGLIGPPAILFFNAQGQEQKAQRVIGFKKADAFWLMCKPRYRNK
- a CDS encoding type II toxin-antitoxin system Phd/YefM family antitoxin, with product MPILNSTQARANFYGLLTQVNESHEPVTITGKKGNAVLIAEEDWQAINETLHLLSIPGLRESVIEGLHTPLDECSTELNW
- the aroQ gene encoding type II 3-dehydroquinate dehydratase, translated to MLATILVINGPNLNMLGRREPEIYGHQTLGDILETLENLAEDYNVGLFDFQSNAEHEIINRIHEAMMDGTDYIIINPAAFTHTSVAIRDALATVKIPFIEVHLSNIHKREPFRAHSYFSDLADGVIAGLGVIGYELALTAAVEKLRT
- a CDS encoding helix-turn-helix domain-containing protein translates to MTRPVSHHSLSQQVTQTLERYFETLQEESICDLHDMVIQQVEKPLIEFVLNKTEYNQTQTAQILGINRNTLRKKMHKYELM
- a CDS encoding Txe/YoeB family addiction module toxin, which encodes MVWQLVYTKQAQKDAKKLAGSGLKNQAQQLLALLEQDPFLTPPRYEKLVGDLQGAYSRRINIQHRIVYQVLEAQRTVKVLRLWTHYE